The segment CCAGGGTGCCGGGCTGACCGGTGTCGTCGTCCTCGGCGTGGTCGACGTACGCGCTGCGGACGATGTCGCCGTCGGCGGCCCACTGCGGTTCCGGCTGCCCCGGATAGTCGGCGACGGGACCGCCCTTCGAGTTCGGCGCGTACACCGGATCCGAGACCGGATCGATCCGCATGGCGCCGTCCTTGGAGTAGCTGCGGACGTCGCTGTGCGGCCGGTTGACCGGGATCTGCTTGTAGTTGGCGCCGAGCCGCGCACGGTGGGCGTCCGAGTAGGCGAACACGCGGCCGAGCAGCATGCGGTCCGGGCTGAAGCCGATGCCGGGAACCGTGTTGCTGGGCTCGAAGGCCGCCTGCTCGATCTGCGCGTGATTGTCGGTCGGGTTGGTGTGCAGCGTCATCCGACCCACGTTGATCAGCGGGTAGTCGGCGTGCGGCCACACCTTGGTGAGGTCGAACGGGTTGAAGCGGTAGTCCTTGGCGTCGTCGAACGGCATCAGCTGCACCTTCAGGGTCCAGCTGGGGTGGTCGCCCTTCGCGATCGAGTCGAACAGATCGCGAACGTGGTAGTCGCCGTCCTGCCCGGCGAGGGTGTCGGCCTCGTCCTGCGTCAGGAACTCGACGCCCTGATCGGAGATGAAGTGGTACTTCACCCAGTGCTTCACACCGTCGACGTTGACCCACAGGTACGTGTGCGAGCTGTACCCGTTCATGTGCCGCCACGTACGCGGGATGCCGCGGTCGCCCATCAGCCAGGTGACCTGGTGCGACGACTCGGGCGACAGCGTCCAGAAGTCCCACTGCATGTCGTGGTCGCGGAGATTGTTGTCGGCGCGCCGCTTCTGCGAACGGATGAAGTGCTGGAACTTCATCGGGTCCTTGATGAAGAACACCGGCGTGTTGTTGCCGACCATGTCGTAGATGCCGTCGTCGGTGTAGAACTTCAGCGCGAAGCCTCGCGGGTCGCGCCAGGTGTCGGGGCTGCCTCGTTCTCCGGCGACGGTCGAGAACCGCGCCACCATCTCGGTCTTCACACCCGGCTGGAACAGCGAGGCGCAGGTGAACTGTGAGACGTCGGACGTGGTCTCGAACGTGCCGAAGGCGCCGCTGCCTTTGGCGTGCGGCTGTCGTTCAGCGATGCGCTCGCGATTGAACTGCGCCATCTGCTCGATCAGATAGTGATCGTGAAGCACGATGGGGCCGGCGGCGCCGACGGTGAGCGAGTGCTCGTCGCTGCCGGCCGGTGCACCGGAATCGGTGGTCGTGTGGTTGGGCTCCTGGGTCATGGCACCCTCCTGGGATAGTTGGGCTCGGCGTGGGCTGTGGTGGACGTAACAGAACCTCCCATCCATGAGGCTATCGGCCTTCCACAGGTCCGTCGACTCTCTCCCGCCGACCACTGACGGACCGGAGCGTAGGCATCCGGTCCGTCAGTCAGTCGATGGGCCGCCGTGGGCCGATGCGG is part of the Gordonia phthalatica genome and harbors:
- a CDS encoding catalase — translated: MTQEPNHTTTDSGAPAGSDEHSLTVGAAGPIVLHDHYLIEQMAQFNRERIAERQPHAKGSGAFGTFETTSDVSQFTCASLFQPGVKTEMVARFSTVAGERGSPDTWRDPRGFALKFYTDDGIYDMVGNNTPVFFIKDPMKFQHFIRSQKRRADNNLRDHDMQWDFWTLSPESSHQVTWLMGDRGIPRTWRHMNGYSSHTYLWVNVDGVKHWVKYHFISDQGVEFLTQDEADTLAGQDGDYHVRDLFDSIAKGDHPSWTLKVQLMPFDDAKDYRFNPFDLTKVWPHADYPLINVGRMTLHTNPTDNHAQIEQAAFEPSNTVPGIGFSPDRMLLGRVFAYSDAHRARLGANYKQIPVNRPHSDVRSYSKDGAMRIDPVSDPVYAPNSKGGPVADYPGQPEPQWAADGDIVRSAYVDHAEDDDTGQPGTLVREVMDDDQRQRLVDNVSGHLLDGVSEPVLTRAFQYWKNIDPDIGARIEKSVRAQQ